In Hyphomicrobium denitrificans 1NES1, one DNA window encodes the following:
- the ccoP gene encoding cytochrome-c oxidase, cbb3-type subunit III, with protein MAVEEKDRDPHTGYLTTGHEWNGIKELNTPVPRVIYFFLSLAVLFGIGYWILMPAWPTGRSYTKGLLGFDQRLFVTEDVKQAALDRATWTDRIEKESFADIQKDPQLMHDVRETGKALFGDNCAACHGRHATGGKGFPNLTTNSWLWGGSPEQIAETIKVGINSAHPESHTSQMPAFGHDGILQRNDIEKVVAYVRSLSGAGDASADDVKAGQKIFADNCSSCHGDDAKGNSETGAPNLTDRFWIYGGDPQTVYTTVWGGRQGHMPTWEARLSSVQRKILALYVADLRIPDHE; from the coding sequence ATGGCGGTAGAAGAAAAGGATCGGGATCCTCATACCGGCTACCTGACGACGGGGCATGAGTGGAACGGCATCAAGGAACTGAATACCCCGGTTCCGCGTGTCATCTATTTCTTCCTCTCGCTCGCTGTGCTGTTCGGCATCGGCTACTGGATCCTGATGCCTGCGTGGCCGACAGGCAGGAGCTATACCAAGGGGTTGCTGGGATTCGATCAGCGCCTCTTCGTGACCGAGGACGTGAAACAGGCGGCGCTCGATCGCGCGACCTGGACGGATCGCATCGAAAAAGAAAGCTTTGCGGACATTCAGAAAGATCCGCAGTTGATGCATGACGTCCGCGAAACGGGCAAGGCGCTGTTTGGCGATAATTGCGCTGCGTGCCACGGCCGGCATGCAACGGGCGGCAAGGGTTTTCCAAACCTGACCACGAATTCGTGGCTCTGGGGCGGGTCTCCGGAACAGATCGCAGAAACGATCAAAGTCGGGATCAATTCGGCGCATCCCGAGAGCCACACGTCGCAAATGCCTGCGTTCGGGCACGACGGAATTCTGCAACGCAACGATATCGAGAAAGTCGTTGCCTACGTACGAAGCTTGTCGGGGGCGGGCGACGCATCGGCCGACGACGTGAAGGCGGGCCAAAAGATCTTTGCCGACAATTGCTCGTCCTGTCATGGAGACGATGCGAAGGGGAACAGCGAAACCGGCGCGCCCAATCTCACCGATCGGTTCTGGATTTACGGAGGCGATCCTCAGACGGTCTATACGACTGTCTGGGGCGGCCGGCAGGGGCACATGCCGACCTGGGAAGCGCGGCTTTCTTCCGTCCAGCGCAAGATCCTGGCACTTTATGTGGCCGATTTGAGAATACCGGACCACGAATAG
- a CDS encoding cation-translocating P-type ATPase translates to MASGFAEKAFSTAANGGRVRADELRLASRVLKDGFRQVEISVPTMHCGGCMQKVEKGLAKLPGVSEARVNLTSKRVTVRWQDEGVPPPLVETLHSLGFEAHLTDAKADAKDHTFSELLRALAIAGFAAGNIMMLSVSVWTGADPATRDLFHWISAAIAVPALVYSGRIFFRSAWGALRRGHTNMDVPISIGVLLAFGLSLYETIHHGSHAYFDAAASLLFFLLIGRTLDHLMRERARTAVTGLANLAARGALVLRPDGTRVYTPVDDLKPGMTIQLSAGERIPVDARVISGQSNLDCSLVTGESLPRPASAGMLLQAGTMNLTGPLTIEAMSDAKDSFLAEMVRMMEAAEAGRSGFRRISDRAAQLYAPAVHTAAFLTFVGWMIATGDVHRAITVAIAVLIITCPCALGLAVPMVQVVAARRLFEKGILLKDGGALERLAEIDTVVLDKTGTLTLGAPRLLNGETLEPAIMALAARIAVHSQHPYARALAAFADGTDVSLLDDARITEVSGAGLEAHIGEHVYRLGRPSWAVAERVEAGAGRHSSNVVLSKDGKLLGAFEFSDPLRDGAAETLQELKQSGIAIEILSGDRAETVRRVAESLGIAFSSDVRPDGKVAHIGSLQDSGRKVLMVGDGLNDAPALVAAHASMAPASAADIGRNAADLVFLHESLMAVPQAFRIALSARKLVYQNLALAVIYNLCAVPIAIAGFVTPLVAAIAMSLSSLLVVANALRLRDGGRLGYFDAKTWDILPRLRPVARSA, encoded by the coding sequence ATGGCTTCGGGCTTTGCCGAAAAGGCATTCTCTACGGCGGCCAATGGCGGTCGAGTGAGGGCCGACGAGTTGCGGCTCGCAAGCCGCGTTCTCAAGGACGGCTTCAGGCAGGTCGAGATCTCAGTCCCGACGATGCATTGCGGCGGCTGCATGCAGAAGGTCGAAAAGGGTCTGGCGAAGCTGCCCGGCGTGTCGGAAGCTCGGGTCAACCTCACAAGCAAGCGCGTCACGGTTCGCTGGCAGGATGAGGGGGTGCCTCCGCCGCTCGTCGAAACATTGCACAGTCTCGGTTTTGAGGCGCATCTCACCGATGCCAAGGCGGATGCAAAGGATCACACGTTTTCCGAACTCTTGCGCGCGCTTGCCATCGCGGGTTTCGCCGCCGGCAATATCATGATGCTGTCCGTTTCGGTCTGGACGGGCGCCGATCCTGCGACGCGAGACCTGTTTCACTGGATTTCCGCCGCGATCGCGGTGCCGGCGCTCGTTTATTCCGGCCGCATATTTTTCCGCTCGGCATGGGGCGCGCTCCGGCGCGGCCATACCAACATGGACGTGCCGATCTCGATCGGTGTCCTGCTTGCATTTGGATTGAGCCTTTACGAGACGATCCATCATGGTTCGCACGCTTATTTCGATGCTGCGGCGTCTCTTTTGTTTTTTTTGCTGATCGGGCGGACGCTCGATCATTTGATGCGTGAACGAGCGCGGACCGCCGTTACCGGCTTGGCTAATCTTGCGGCCCGGGGTGCGCTTGTTCTTCGTCCCGACGGGACGCGTGTCTACACGCCTGTCGATGATCTCAAGCCGGGCATGACTATCCAATTGTCAGCGGGCGAACGCATACCCGTCGATGCGCGCGTCATTTCGGGCCAATCGAATCTCGATTGCTCGCTCGTCACGGGTGAAAGTCTGCCGCGGCCAGCGTCGGCTGGAATGCTGCTGCAGGCGGGAACGATGAATTTGACCGGGCCGCTGACGATAGAGGCCATGTCGGATGCGAAGGACTCCTTTCTTGCCGAAATGGTCAGGATGATGGAGGCGGCGGAAGCCGGGCGCTCCGGATTCAGAAGGATTTCAGACCGTGCGGCGCAGCTCTATGCACCGGCCGTACACACCGCTGCTTTTCTGACGTTTGTGGGATGGATGATTGCGACTGGGGACGTGCACCGGGCGATTACAGTCGCCATTGCCGTTCTCATCATTACCTGCCCCTGCGCGCTGGGGCTTGCGGTTCCGATGGTGCAAGTCGTGGCCGCACGGAGGCTGTTCGAGAAGGGAATATTGCTCAAGGATGGCGGTGCGCTTGAAAGGCTGGCGGAAATCGACACCGTCGTATTAGACAAAACCGGTACGCTGACGCTTGGTGCGCCGCGCCTGTTGAACGGCGAAACGCTCGAACCTGCCATTATGGCTCTCGCGGCCAGAATTGCAGTGCATTCGCAGCATCCGTATGCGCGTGCTCTGGCAGCCTTTGCAGATGGCACCGATGTCTCTTTGCTCGACGACGCTCGCATAACCGAAGTTTCCGGCGCAGGGCTCGAAGCTCATATCGGTGAGCATGTGTATCGGCTCGGTCGACCGTCGTGGGCTGTTGCAGAGCGTGTCGAGGCCGGCGCCGGGCGCCATAGCTCGAACGTCGTTCTGTCGAAGGATGGCAAACTTCTGGGGGCGTTCGAATTCAGTGATCCGCTCCGCGACGGAGCCGCCGAAACTCTTCAGGAACTGAAGCAATCCGGTATTGCCATCGAGATCTTATCGGGTGATCGGGCCGAAACGGTCCGGCGCGTCGCTGAATCGCTGGGCATCGCCTTTTCTTCCGATGTTCGGCCCGATGGAAAGGTCGCTCACATTGGCAGTCTGCAAGACTCCGGTCGAAAGGTCCTGATGGTGGGCGATGGGCTCAACGATGCGCCGGCGCTTGTTGCGGCGCATGCGTCGATGGCGCCAGCGTCGGCGGCAGACATCGGACGGAACGCGGCCGACCTCGTTTTCCTTCACGAAAGCCTGATGGCCGTGCCGCAAGCTTTTCGTATCGCACTTTCGGCGCGCAAGCTCGTATATCAGAATCTTGCATTGGCGGTGATCTATAATCTTTGCGCCGTGCCCATTGCGATTGCGGGCTTCGTAACGCCGCTCGTTGCAGCCATTGCAATGTCGCTGTCATCGCTGTTAGTCGTGGCCAATGCCCTGCGCTTGCGTGATGGCGGCCGGCTGGGGTACTTTGACGCCAAGACTTGGGACATACTTCCGCGGCTGCGGCCTGTGGCCAGGAGCGCGTGA
- a CDS encoding HugZ family protein, whose translation MAAEKKDVIQPVDDTARRLSKTLIRTARQAALGTIDPTDGSPFVSRVSLATAMDGAPIFLISRLSGHFTNLENNPRCSLLIGEPGKGDPLAHPRITLIGTAEVVQPGRERDHIRRRYLSRHPKGSLYADFPDFAFWRFKTTRASLNAGFGKAFAPKISDLATPLEGVEGLVDMEEGAISHMNADHAEAVEKYAQQAGAKHSGWKLAALDPEGLDLTSGDDVARLWFDAPLQSAQDLRPVLVALAKKD comes from the coding sequence ATGGCAGCAGAAAAGAAAGACGTTATCCAGCCTGTCGACGATACTGCACGGCGGCTCAGCAAGACGCTGATTCGCACGGCACGGCAGGCGGCGTTGGGAACGATCGACCCCACCGATGGCTCGCCCTTCGTATCGCGCGTCAGTCTAGCGACCGCGATGGACGGTGCGCCGATTTTTCTGATATCGCGGTTGTCGGGACATTTCACCAACCTCGAAAACAATCCGAGGTGCTCGCTGCTCATCGGCGAGCCGGGCAAGGGCGATCCACTCGCGCATCCGCGCATCACGCTGATCGGCACGGCAGAAGTGGTGCAGCCGGGGCGCGAGCGCGACCATATCAGGCGACGCTATCTCAGCCGCCACCCCAAAGGTTCGCTTTATGCGGACTTTCCGGATTTCGCATTCTGGAGATTCAAAACGACGCGTGCGTCACTCAATGCCGGCTTCGGCAAAGCCTTCGCGCCGAAGATCAGCGATCTCGCAACGCCGCTCGAAGGAGTCGAAGGGCTCGTCGATATGGAGGAGGGCGCGATCTCGCATATGAATGCGGATCATGCGGAGGCAGTCGAGAAATACGCTCAGCAAGCAGGCGCAAAACATTCGGGTTGGAAGCTTGCGGCTCTCGATCCCGAGGGTTTGGACCTCACGTCCGGTGACGATGTCGCTCGCTTGTGGTTCGACGCTCCCTTGCAGTCGGCACAGGATCTGAGACCTGTTCTCGTTGCGCTTGCGAAGAAGGATTGA
- the msrB gene encoding peptide-methionine (R)-S-oxide reductase MsrB: protein MKYTRDQEAIARLSPEQYRVTQESGTERPGTGEYLHNKEPGIYVDVVSGEPLFASSDKYESGCGWPSFTKPIVPAHISEKRDTTHGMVRTEVRSAHGDSHLGHVFPDGPRDKGGLRYCINSASLRFIHRDDMEAQGYGAYLDQVKDVR, encoded by the coding sequence ATGAAGTACACCAGGGATCAGGAAGCCATCGCACGTCTCTCGCCGGAGCAATATCGCGTGACGCAGGAGAGCGGCACCGAGCGGCCGGGCACCGGCGAATATTTGCACAACAAGGAGCCAGGCATCTACGTCGATGTCGTGTCGGGCGAGCCGCTTTTTGCATCCTCCGACAAATACGAATCCGGCTGTGGCTGGCCAAGCTTCACCAAGCCCATCGTCCCCGCACACATTAGCGAAAAGCGCGACACGACGCACGGCATGGTGCGGACTGAGGTCCGCTCAGCGCACGGCGACAGCCATCTCGGGCACGTCTTCCCGGATGGCCCTCGCGACAAAGGCGGACTTCGCTACTGCATCAATTCGGCATCGCTCCGCTTCATCCATCGCGACGACATGGAAGCGCAAGGCTACGGCGCTTACCTTGATCAGGTGAAGGATGTCCGATAA
- a CDS encoding cbb3-type cytochrome c oxidase subunit 3, with amino-acid sequence MGFQHDTLVWFSKSFGLFYLIGLSVIVLIYAYWPSNKKQFDKAAEAIIDDEDKPWR; translated from the coding sequence ATGGGCTTTCAACACGACACGCTGGTGTGGTTTTCGAAATCGTTCGGCCTCTTCTACTTGATAGGGCTGTCGGTGATTGTTCTCATTTATGCGTACTGGCCCTCCAACAAGAAGCAGTTCGATAAGGCGGCCGAGGCGATTATTGACGATGAGGACAAACCATGGCGGTAG
- a CDS encoding glycoside hydrolase family 3 N-terminal domain-containing protein: protein MSSTDLASVGDHFIVGLRPTTSLDPRDRALLRDLRPAGVILYKSNFCHDLPYEAWLANHAKLISAVREETGRERLFIAIDHEGGRVCRTPAPITRYDYARSWGEDAGAVGAAMGAELASLGVNLSFAPVLDIDSNPKNPVIGARSFDTTVEGVVAKALAFARQMEAEGVRACGKHFPGHGDTQVDSHLELPVIDATLDALRRRELLPFAAAVDASFGMIMTSHILFKAIDPEWPATLSRKITHGLLREELGFEGVIVSDDVGMRAVSRLFDNPEMAVNFMAAGNDMLMICAHWADTERARLLAERLIEARRSGALASRDLDRSRARVAAMLRATPQNAVSPLSEDVFRRHAEVGALFSDETAEVI from the coding sequence ATGTCCAGCACCGACCTCGCGAGTGTAGGCGATCATTTCATCGTCGGATTGCGGCCGACCACATCGCTTGACCCTAGGGATCGCGCGTTGCTTCGCGACCTGCGACCGGCGGGCGTCATTCTCTATAAAAGTAATTTCTGCCACGATCTGCCCTATGAAGCTTGGCTCGCCAATCATGCCAAGCTGATCAGCGCCGTCCGGGAGGAGACCGGACGAGAGCGTCTGTTCATTGCAATCGATCACGAAGGCGGCCGTGTCTGTCGAACGCCCGCGCCGATCACAAGATACGATTATGCGCGGTCGTGGGGAGAGGACGCCGGTGCGGTCGGCGCTGCGATGGGCGCCGAACTCGCGTCTCTTGGAGTCAACCTGAGTTTTGCGCCCGTTCTTGACATCGACAGCAATCCCAAAAATCCGGTGATTGGGGCGCGATCGTTTGACACGACCGTCGAAGGGGTTGTCGCCAAGGCGCTCGCATTCGCCAGGCAGATGGAAGCCGAGGGCGTCCGTGCGTGCGGCAAACATTTCCCGGGCCATGGCGATACGCAGGTTGATTCACATCTTGAACTACCGGTCATCGACGCCACCCTTGATGCATTGCGGCGGCGGGAGCTGCTGCCATTCGCGGCCGCAGTTGACGCGAGCTTCGGCATGATCATGACGTCGCACATTCTTTTCAAAGCGATCGACCCGGAGTGGCCGGCGACGTTATCGCGCAAGATCACACACGGCCTGCTGAGAGAGGAATTGGGCTTCGAGGGCGTCATCGTCTCGGACGATGTCGGCATGCGCGCGGTGAGCCGCTTGTTCGACAATCCCGAGATGGCGGTCAACTTCATGGCGGCGGGCAACGACATGCTGATGATCTGCGCGCACTGGGCAGATACGGAGCGTGCGCGTTTATTGGCGGAGCGCCTTATCGAAGCCCGGCGTTCGGGCGCGCTTGCGAGTCGCGATCTCGATCGTTCGAGAGCGCGTGTCGCGGCGATGCTAAGGGCCACGCCTCAGAACGCCGTCTCACCTCTCTCCGAGGATGTCTTTCGCCGTCACGCAGAAGTGGGCGCGCTGTTTTCCGATGAGACGGCGGAAGTCATCTGA
- a CDS encoding DNA-3-methyladenine glycosylase family protein: MKEAGLLKNRPIYHLDTQADLERAVRKLVRGDPRLRPILQQAGMPGLRRRPAGFAGLAAIVVGQQLSIASASSIWSRLEVAFDPFHHDALLRSRADKLARLGLSAAKIKTLKHIAQEIAEERLNLDALADLGADEAHRTLTSLHGVGPWTADIYLLFCLGHGDAWPAGDLAVQEAMRIGLNLTSRPTAKEMSPLAEDWRPLRGVAAHLWWAYYKVARKRDGAPVPEAIMSVDTALPTSDRRANQLNPSSQAQREQVSDPVPTARERRTTSERHRHRT, from the coding sequence GTGAAAGAGGCTGGCCTCTTGAAGAACCGCCCGATTTATCATCTCGACACGCAAGCCGATCTGGAACGCGCCGTAAGGAAGCTCGTACGGGGCGACCCCCGCCTTCGGCCCATCCTGCAGCAGGCCGGCATGCCTGGCCTCCGGCGGCGGCCGGCAGGTTTCGCCGGACTGGCCGCGATTGTCGTTGGGCAACAGCTGTCGATCGCTAGCGCGTCCTCGATCTGGTCGCGGCTGGAGGTTGCTTTTGACCCTTTTCACCATGACGCACTGCTTCGCTCCCGAGCGGACAAGCTCGCTCGCCTGGGACTGTCGGCCGCCAAGATCAAGACGCTCAAGCACATCGCACAAGAAATTGCGGAAGAGCGGCTGAACCTCGATGCGCTTGCAGATCTCGGTGCGGACGAAGCGCATCGCACCCTGACCTCCCTGCACGGGGTCGGGCCATGGACCGCCGATATCTACCTCTTGTTTTGTCTCGGCCATGGCGATGCCTGGCCGGCGGGAGACCTTGCCGTGCAGGAAGCCATGCGGATCGGACTTAATCTAACGTCGCGCCCGACCGCCAAGGAAATGAGCCCGTTGGCGGAAGATTGGCGGCCGCTCAGAGGCGTCGCGGCACATCTCTGGTGGGCGTACTATAAGGTTGCGCGTAAACGCGACGGCGCCCCCGTCCCCGAAGCAATCATGAGCGTCGACACGGCCTTGCCGACGTCCGATCGGCGCGCAAATCAGCTCAATCCTTCTTCGCAAGCGCAACGAGAACAGGTCTCAGATCCTGTGCCGACTGCAAGGGAGCGTCGAACCACAAGCGAGCGACATCGTCACCGGACGTGA
- the ccoN gene encoding cytochrome-c oxidase, cbb3-type subunit I: MIGQLTKFERQTAMLILLALSGVGLAMAIAGRDDPFGVHGVLVLLYALAGIIFVISGFFDPEPGDDRFDRYNDDPTKAGIVLAMIWAAFALFVGDWVAWLLVNPNLTFDAAWSSFGRIRPVHTTGIIFGFGGNALIATSFYVMQRTSRARLPDQLSPLFVIFGYNLFCLLAVTGYFMGVTQSREYAEPEWYADIWLVVVWVVYFLVYLRTLARRKEPHIYVANWYFLAFILVVAMLHIVNNLAVPTSLARVKSYSLFSGVQDAMTEWWYGHNAVAFFLTAGFLGMMYYFLPKRAGRPIYSYRMSIISFWGITFFYMWAGSHHLHYTALPQWVQTLGMTFSLMLLIPSWVSAGNALMTLNGAWDKVRDDATLRFMMVAAVFYGLSTFEGSFMAIRPVNALSHYTDWTVGHVHAGALGWVAMITFGSFYALVPWIWKRDGMYSWKLVEVHFWLALAGTVIYVFAMWNSGIVQGLMWRTYNDSGTLAYSFVDSLVAMRPYYIARAVGGLSFLIGALVGCYNIWMTIRTSSHAAGEFMGDLPDPVLARTPALQAGE, encoded by the coding sequence ATGATCGGACAACTCACGAAATTCGAGCGTCAAACCGCGATGCTCATTTTGCTCGCATTGTCGGGCGTCGGCTTGGCGATGGCGATTGCGGGTCGTGACGATCCGTTCGGGGTGCACGGCGTTCTAGTCCTTCTTTATGCGCTCGCCGGCATCATCTTCGTCATATCGGGGTTTTTCGATCCGGAGCCCGGCGACGACCGCTTCGACCGTTATAATGACGATCCGACGAAAGCCGGCATCGTCCTTGCGATGATCTGGGCGGCGTTTGCTCTCTTCGTCGGTGACTGGGTCGCTTGGCTTCTCGTCAACCCTAACCTTACCTTCGATGCGGCGTGGTCGAGTTTCGGCCGCATCCGGCCGGTGCACACGACCGGCATCATTTTCGGGTTCGGCGGCAATGCTCTTATCGCCACTTCCTTCTACGTCATGCAAAGGACGTCGCGCGCCCGTTTGCCCGATCAGCTCAGCCCGCTGTTCGTGATTTTCGGCTACAACCTCTTCTGCCTGCTTGCCGTGACCGGCTATTTCATGGGTGTCACGCAATCAAGAGAGTACGCCGAACCCGAGTGGTACGCGGACATCTGGCTCGTCGTCGTCTGGGTTGTGTATTTCCTCGTTTATCTCAGGACGCTGGCGCGGCGAAAAGAACCGCATATCTATGTCGCCAACTGGTACTTCCTGGCCTTCATTCTCGTCGTGGCGATGCTTCACATCGTCAACAATCTCGCAGTGCCGACGTCGCTTGCGCGCGTGAAGAGCTATTCCCTCTTTTCCGGCGTCCAGGATGCGATGACGGAGTGGTGGTACGGGCACAACGCGGTCGCCTTCTTCCTGACCGCGGGCTTTCTCGGCATGATGTACTACTTCCTGCCGAAGCGCGCTGGCCGGCCGATCTATTCCTACCGGATGTCGATCATCAGCTTCTGGGGCATCACCTTCTTCTATATGTGGGCGGGCTCGCACCACCTGCATTACACGGCGCTGCCGCAATGGGTGCAGACGCTGGGAATGACCTTCTCCCTGATGCTGCTCATCCCGTCGTGGGTCTCGGCTGGGAACGCGCTGATGACGCTCAATGGCGCGTGGGACAAAGTTCGTGACGACGCGACGCTGCGCTTCATGATGGTTGCCGCCGTCTTCTACGGGCTTTCGACCTTCGAAGGGTCGTTCATGGCGATCCGCCCGGTGAACGCGCTATCTCACTATACGGATTGGACCGTCGGACACGTGCACGCGGGCGCCCTCGGGTGGGTTGCGATGATCACGTTCGGCTCGTTCTACGCGTTGGTGCCGTGGATTTGGAAACGTGACGGCATGTATTCGTGGAAGCTCGTTGAAGTTCACTTCTGGCTCGCGCTCGCGGGGACCGTCATCTACGTGTTCGCGATGTGGAACTCGGGCATTGTGCAAGGCTTGATGTGGCGGACGTACAATGACAGCGGCACGCTCGCCTACTCCTTCGTCGACTCTCTCGTCGCGATGCGACCCTACTACATCGCGCGGGCGGTCGGCGGCCTGTCCTTCCTGATCGGCGCGCTTGTCGGCTGTTACAACATCTGGATGACGATCCGAACGTCGTCGCATGCGGCGGGTGAGTTCATGGGCGATCTCCCCGATCCTGTGCTGGCGAGGACGCCGGCGCTGCAGGCAGGGGAGTAA
- the ccoO gene encoding cytochrome-c oxidase, cbb3-type subunit II: protein MFGFHYRLERKAIGLVVGIILVASIGGIVEIAPLFTIHQTVEDAPDMRVYTPLEIAGRNIYMREGCYACHSQMIRTLRDEVERYGPYSLAVESKYDHPMLWGSKRTGPDLARVGGKYSDEWQVAHLVDPRSVVPESIMPAYDWLSRNRLKTDNLGEDLKALRTVGVPYSEDMIANASSDAHGQAAPDSKEAESVVTRYGKETSVRPFDGKPEELTEMDALVAYLQILGRLTDAAKKPVATAER, encoded by the coding sequence ATGTTTGGCTTTCATTATCGTCTGGAACGCAAAGCGATCGGTCTGGTCGTCGGCATCATCCTGGTCGCGAGCATCGGCGGCATCGTCGAGATCGCGCCACTCTTCACCATCCACCAGACGGTCGAAGACGCGCCGGATATGCGGGTTTACACGCCGCTCGAGATCGCGGGTCGCAACATCTACATGCGGGAAGGCTGCTACGCCTGCCATTCGCAGATGATCCGGACGCTGCGCGACGAAGTCGAACGCTATGGGCCGTATTCGCTGGCGGTCGAGTCGAAGTACGACCACCCGATGCTGTGGGGCTCCAAGCGTACGGGGCCGGACCTAGCTCGGGTCGGCGGCAAGTATTCCGACGAGTGGCAGGTTGCGCATCTCGTCGATCCGCGAAGCGTGGTGCCTGAGTCCATCATGCCGGCTTATGACTGGCTTTCACGCAATCGTCTGAAGACGGACAATCTCGGAGAAGACTTGAAGGCCCTTCGCACCGTCGGTGTTCCCTACAGCGAGGACATGATCGCGAATGCCTCCTCGGATGCGCACGGCCAGGCGGCGCCCGATTCAAAGGAGGCTGAAAGCGTCGTAACGCGGTACGGTAAGGAGACTTCGGTCCGGCCGTTCGACGGGAAGCCGGAAGAGCTGACCGAGATGGACGCGCTCGTTGCGTATCTTCAGATCCTTGGCCGTCTTACAGACGCTGCCAAAAAGCCTGTTGCTACTGCGGAGCGATGA
- a CDS encoding DUF2189 domain-containing protein: MVIIPAVRPPLAHEERWKRDLAPSMAFRWLAKGWRDFWTYPAPSLAYGVLIFLLSLVIVGGMFFYGHDYILFPALAGFLVVGPVLAIGLYEKSRRIAAGEPVSLSRMIFVHPKSGAQVLFIGALLCLLMLLWMRAAVIIYALFFGMRPFPGLDHISEMLVTTPTGWAMLVVGCAIGALFGGFSFAISAFSVPMLLDRRVDALTAMGTSLALVWNNLPLMLTWGAIMLVLVALSVATGFLGLIIVFPVLGHGTWHAYATVKP; the protein is encoded by the coding sequence ATGGTAATTATTCCGGCAGTCCGCCCACCGCTGGCGCACGAGGAGAGGTGGAAACGCGATCTTGCTCCATCGATGGCGTTTCGCTGGCTGGCGAAAGGCTGGCGCGATTTCTGGACGTATCCCGCCCCGAGCCTCGCCTATGGGGTGCTGATCTTTTTGTTATCGCTCGTCATCGTCGGCGGCATGTTCTTTTACGGCCATGATTACATCCTCTTTCCGGCGCTCGCGGGCTTTTTGGTCGTGGGGCCGGTCCTGGCGATCGGTCTTTATGAGAAAAGCCGCCGGATCGCTGCAGGTGAGCCGGTCAGTCTCAGCCGGATGATCTTTGTGCATCCGAAATCGGGTGCACAGGTTCTGTTCATCGGCGCGCTGCTTTGTCTGCTCATGCTGCTTTGGATGCGCGCAGCGGTCATCATTTACGCGTTGTTTTTCGGCATGCGTCCGTTTCCCGGCCTGGACCATATCTCCGAGATGCTGGTCACGACGCCAACCGGCTGGGCGATGCTTGTAGTCGGGTGCGCAATCGGCGCGCTTTTCGGTGGCTTCTCGTTCGCCATCAGCGCCTTCTCGGTGCCGATGCTGCTTGACCGGCGCGTCGATGCGTTGACGGCGATGGGTACGAGTTTGGCATTGGTGTGGAACAATCTGCCGCTCATGCTGACGTGGGGTGCGATCATGCTCGTTCTCGTCGCGTTGAGTGTGGCGACGGGATTCCTCGGTTTGATCATCGTGTTTCCGGTGCTCGGGCATGGGACCTGGCACGCCTACGCGACCGTCAAGCCGTAG
- the ccoS gene encoding cbb3-type cytochrome oxidase assembly protein CcoS, protein MLDFLYLVPIALVLGALALGAFMWALGSGQYEDLDGAAERILFDDEDRPLK, encoded by the coding sequence ATGCTCGATTTTCTATATCTGGTCCCGATTGCTTTGGTTCTCGGTGCGCTCGCGCTCGGAGCGTTCATGTGGGCGCTCGGCAGCGGCCAGTACGAAGACCTCGACGGCGCCGCCGAACGCATTCTCTTCGATGACGAGGACCGCCCACTAAAGTAA